Proteins from a genomic interval of Medicago truncatula cultivar Jemalong A17 chromosome 3, MtrunA17r5.0-ANR, whole genome shotgun sequence:
- the LOC11432697 gene encoding serine/threonine protein phosphatase 2A 59 kDa regulatory subunit B' gamma isoform, which produces MIKQILGKIPRKSSKSSSHSDFNGDGGLVNGGFGSSLNSSSDDTLKSNSASSKSSSSGNGSSASTNSNKTNQAKKSAPAIGSQVGLIMANGNGGYEALPSFRDVSSSEKPNLFIRKLNMCCIVFDFSDPSKHVKEKDIKRQTLLELVDYISSVNSKFNEAAMQEITKMVAANLFRTLPCSNHDGKVAEAYDPEEEEPAMEPAWNHLQVVYEVLYRFVASPETDAKLAKRYIDHSFVLRLLDLFDSEDQREREYLKTILHRIYGKFMVHRPFIRKTINNIFYQFIFETEKHNGIAEMLEILGSIINGFALPLKEEHKLFLTRALIPLHKPKCVSMYHQQLSYCVTQFVEKDVKLADTVIKGLLKYWPVTNSAKEVMFLGELEEVLEATQAAEFQKCAVGLFRQIARCLTSLHFQVAERALFLWNNDHIRNLIIQNCKVILPIIFPALEKNARGHWNQAVQSLTLNVRKIFSDADHSLFDECMIKFQEDEIKEREKQEKRESMWKKLEDVAVASTSISNEAVLASRFASSLAVAAVQ; this is translated from the exons ATGATCAAACAGATACTTGGTAAAATACCGCGAAAGTCGTCAAAATCATCATCACATAGTGATTTTAACGGTGATGGAGGGTTGGTCAATGGTGGCTTTGGTTCATCATTGAATTCATCTTCCGATGACACCTTGAAATCTAATTCAgcttcttcaaaatcttcaagTTCTGGGAATGGGAGTTCTGCCTCGACgaattcaaataaaacaaaccaAGCTAAGAAATCAGCTCCTGCAATTGGATCCCAAGTTGGTTTGATAATGGCTAATGGTAATGGAGGTTACGAGGCTTTGCCGAGTTTCCGGGATGTTTCTAGCTCGGAAAAGCCTAATCTTTTTATAAGGAAGTTAAATATGTGTTGTATTGTATTTGATTTTAGTGATCCTAGCAAGCATGTTAAAGAGAAGGATATCAAGAGGCAAACTTTGCTTGAACTTGTTGATTATATTTCATCTGTGAATTCAAAGTTCAATGAAGCGGCAATGCAAGAGATTACCAAGATGGTGGCTGCAAATTTGTTTAGAACACTGCCATGTTCAAATCATGATGGTAAGGTTGCAGAAGCATATGATCCTGAAGAAGAGGAACCTGCAATGGAACCGGCATGGAATCATCTACAGGTTGTGTATGAAGTTCTCTATAGATTTGTGGCTTCACCAGAGACGGATGCAAAGCTTGCTAAACGATACATTGATCATTCATTCGTGTTGAGACTGCTTGACCTCTTTGACTCTGAGGATCAAAGAGAGAGGGAATATTTGAAGACTATTCTTCACCGTATTTATGGGAAGTTCATGGTACATCGCCCGTTCATTCGAAAAACTATCAATAACATATTTTATCAGTTCATATTTGAGACAGAAAAACACAACGGAATTGCAGAAATGTTGGAGATTTTGGGCAGTATAATTAATGGATTTGCTTTGCCTTTGAAGGAAGAGCATAAGCTGTTCCTTACCCGAGCATTGATCCCACTTCACAAGCCAAAGTGTGTCTCTATGTATCATCAACAACTTTCTTATTGCGTTACGCAGTTTGTTGAGAAAGATGTCAAGTTAGCTGATACTGTGATTAAAGGCCTTCTGAAATATTGGCCTGTAACTAATAGTGCAAAGGAGGTAATGTTCCTTGGTGAGCTTGAGGAAGTTTTAGAAGCCACTCAAGCAGCTGAATTTCAGAAATGTGCGGTGGGATTGTTTCGTCAAATTGCTAGATGCCTCACCAGCCTACACTTTCAG GTAGCTGAACGGGCACTGTTTCTGTGGAACAACGATCATATTAGAAATTTGATAATACAAAACTGCAAAGTGATACTACCGATAATCTTCCCTGCTTTGGAGAAAAATGCACGGGGCCACTGGAACCAAGCTGTCCAGAGTTTGACTCTGAATGTGAGAAAAATATTCTCAGATGCTGATCATTCACttttcgatgaatgcatgatcaAATTCCAAGAAGATGAAATCAAGGAACGAGAGAAGCAAGAGAAGCGGGAATCCATGTGGAAGAAATTGGAAGATGTGGCTGTTGCATCCACGTCTATAAGCAATGAAGCAGTTCTTGCCTCAAGGTTTGCTTCCTCTCTTGCCGTTGCTGCAGTTCAATGA